TACGCCATAACGCCCGCCCAGAGGATAAGACAGCGAATGAACCGCCGTCACGCCGGCATTGGCGAGACCGTAGCCGGCGTAGAGGCTTCCCAGCAGCATCGCCTCGCGCGCCTCAATATTCGATCCGTCGTGCACGGCGGTGCGGATGTTGTCGGATATCAGGCGGATCGCCTCGAGCGAAAACATCTCGCTTATCGGCGAGGCGTTGATCGAGGTGTAGGACTCGATCGCATGGCACAAGGCGTCGATTCCGGTCGTCGCCGTCGCCTGCGCAGGCAGGCTGAGCGTCAATTCCGGATCGAGCAAGGCCAGTTCCGGATAGAGATACGGGCTATTCATCCCCTCTTTTTTGTTGAGCTTCTTCCTGATGAAAACCGCCGTAAACGTAACCTCGCTCCCCGTCCCCGCGGTCGTCGGAATCATGATCTTCGGCAGCCCCGGCCCGGGAACCTTGTTCAGCCCCAGGTAATCAACCGCTTTTCCCTTGTTTGCCGCGACAACGGAGATTGCCTTCGCCAGATCCATCGCGCTGCCGCCGCCAATGCCGATTATGCCGTCGCATTTTTTGCGCAGGGCCAGCTTTGCCCCGTCGTCGGCCAGTTCCAGCGGCGGCTCCGGTACGGCCTTGTCGTAAAGGACAAACTCCCTCCCCGCCTTCTTCAGCAATTCATCAATTTTTTCCCCAAACCCGAGCGCCGCGAGACTGCCGTCGAGGACGATTAGCGGCCTTGTTATCTTCAATTCAGCGAGATTCACCGGCAAACCGGTGAAACTGCCCCTTCCAAATACAATCCTCTGCGCCCCTGTAAACGAAAATGTCTTCATCGTCCTAATTTTTCCTCCCTTATATTCATGGGGCAATCCGCCCCTTCCCAATGGCCGTCTCCAACCCTCGCCAACCTTGAAAAACTGCCGGGGCTTGCTCAACGCAACCCATCCGGCCCGAAAATCCGCCGTCATTTTTTCCCGCGCACCCAAGGCAGCTTCATCGTATGCCTTATGGTTTATTCCGGCGGTTGCTTTTTCCTCCGCGCACCCGAGGCAGCTTCGCTGACAAACCGCTTTTTTCCAGTAATATTAATGAGTAATTATTGTCAAGATTTTTTCATGGAAAAGGGCATCAAAATGCGCCGCACTCCTCTTTCCTGACAGCCTGCAAAATAGAGTCTGGCTGCCTGAATGAACAAAAGGCGAAAAACAAACAATTTTTCTATTGACTTACAAGGAGTGGAATATTTTCACCCGGCTGTTCGCAAAATATTCAGGAAATTATGAAATAATGAACCAGTTTTTTTCAACTCTTTGCGCCAGCGCAAAGACAACTTTCAGGTAATGCATTATTGTTCGATCAAAATGAAGCTTAGAACAAAAAAGGAGCTTAATGTTTATAAAATGAAGATCAACGATCTGCTTAAACAAAATCCGCAGGCAACAAATGTCTTTATACGACGGATGATGCTCTGCGTTGGCTGCCCGGCGGCGGGATTTCACACCCTGGAAGACGCTGCGAAACTATACGGATATAAGCTGGACGACCTCGCGCGCGAGATTAACGGGGACCGGGACACACAGGAACCGTAGCAGCCGATTTTTCCACGTCGGCGCGGGCGCATCATAGATCAGTCGGACAAGTCTCCGGCAAGCGGCATATCATCAACAATAACGCTTTTTAATGAAAGGAGAATAACCATGTTTTGTTTTCAATGTCAGGAGACGGCAAAAAACAGCGGCTGCACGATCAAGGGGGTTTGCGGAAAACCGGAGGAAACTGCCGACTTGCAGTATTCATTGATATTTGTATTGAAGGGGATGGCGGTTTATGGGGAAAAGCTCAAGGAGTTGGGCGCCTCGGACCGGACTAACAGTGTTTTTATCGCTCAGGGACTGTTTTCCACCATCACCAACGCCGGTTGGGATAACGAGCGCTTTGTCGCCCTGATCCGGGAGGCCCTCCGCCGCCGGAATCAGATGAAAGAGAAATTCCTTGCCGCCTGGAAGGCCAAAAACGGCAGTGATTTTGCCGGAGCGCTGCCCGAAGCGGCGACCTGGAGCGCCGCCGACGAAGCCGCCTTTATCGAAAAGGGCAAAACCGTCGGGGCGTTGGCGACCGCAAACGAGGACGTCCGTTCCCTGAGAGAACTCTTGACAATCGGGCTCAAAGGCGTGGCCGCTTATGCCGAACATGCCGCGGTGCTTGGTTTTCACAAGGACGAAATTGACGACTTCATCATGGAGGCGCTCGCCTCGACCACCAAAGATCTGTCGGTGGATGAGATGGTCGGCCTGGTCATGAAGGCCGGCGAAACCGCCGTCGCCACGATGGCGCTTTTGGACGAGGCCAATACCACCGCTTACGGCAATCCGGAAATCACCAGCGTCAATATCGGCGTTCGCGGAAACCCCGGCATCCTGATCAGCGGCCACGACCTGAAGGACATGGAAGAGCTGCTCAAGCAGACTGAAAACACCGGCGTGGATGTCTATACCCACGGGGAGATGCTCCCGGCCAACTACTACCCGGCCTTCAAAAAATACAGTCATTTCGTCGGCAATTACGGAAGTTCCTGGTGGCATCAGAACGAGGAATTCGAGTCTTTCAACGGACCGATCCTGCTTACCACCAACTGCCTCATTCCAGTAAGAAAAGAAAATACCTATCTTGACCGGCTGTTTACGACCGGCGTTCCCAGCTATCCCGGGGCAAAGCACGTTCCCGATCGCCCCCGGGGAGGCGCGAAGGATTTTTCTGAGCTGATCGCCCTTGCCAAAAAGTGCGCCGCGCCGAAGGAACTGGAAACCGGCGTGATCGTCGGCGGCTTTGCCCACAATCAGGTGCTGGCCCTGGCCGACAAGGTCATCGCCGCGGTCAAATCGGGGGCGGTCAAGCGCTTTGTCGTGATGGCCGGCTGCGACGGCCGACAGAAGTCACGCGGCTACTACACCGAGGTTGCCGAACAGCTTCCTGAAGACACCATCATCCTCACGGCGGGCTGCGCGAAATACCGCTACAACAAGCTCAACCTCGGCGACATCGGCGGGATTCCCCGCGTCCTCGACGCCGGTCAGTGCAACGATTCCTATTCACTGGCCGTCATCGCCCTGAAACTCAAAGAGGTCTTCGGACTGGCCGACATCAACGACCTGCCGATCTCCTATGACATCGCCTGGTATGAACAGAAGGCGGTAGCCGTTCTGCTCGCCCTGCTCTTCCTCGGCGTGAAGGGCATCCGCCTTGGGCCGACGCTGCCGGCCTTTCTCTCTCCGGCTGTAGTCAACGTTCTTGTCGAGAAGTTCAACATCAAACCGATTGGTTCCGTCCAGGATGACATAGCGGCAATGATGGCCGGCAAATAAGCGCCTGTTTTCCGAAGAAGCTGGAGGCACAGGGTCTGAATGGCCCTTTGCCTTCAGTTTTCAAGGCACTGATATTGTCTATATAATGAGGCAATTGCAAAACTCCCACATTCTGTCATTCCCGCAATGATTTTAAGCGGGAAAACGAAGTTTAATGTTCATAATCTGGTTCTAACTGCTTGAAAAACCGTATTCCCGATAGAAGCATTGTGTACATTAAGCTCCGCTTTCGGGAATGACAAATAGTTTTGCAATTGGCTCATGAAAAGCACTTTTTAAAAGGATTATCACCCCTTAATCCCGAAAGCAAGCCTGGTCTGAGCAGGAGCGATTTTCTCTCACTATCCGGGACGAAAAGCTTGAGCGTATCAAGTTTTGCCGCATCTGTGAAAGCAGCGCTCAGTCTCTATAATAATTGGTCAGTAATCATTAGCCGGCATGTCCACCTCCCGGCAAATATCCCTTGAC
The nucleotide sequence above comes from Syntrophobacterales bacterium. Encoded proteins:
- a CDS encoding iron-containing alcohol dehydrogenase, giving the protein MKTFSFTGAQRIVFGRGSFTGLPVNLAELKITRPLIVLDGSLAALGFGEKIDELLKKAGREFVLYDKAVPEPPLELADDGAKLALRKKCDGIIGIGGGSAMDLAKAISVVAANKGKAVDYLGLNKVPGPGLPKIMIPTTAGTGSEVTFTAVFIRKKLNKKEGMNSPYLYPELALLDPELTLSLPAQATATTGIDALCHAIESYTSINASPISEMFSLEAIRLISDNIRTAVHDGSNIEAREAMLLGSLYAGYGLANAGVTAVHSLSYPLGGRYGVSHGLANTIILPKVLAFNLPGALEKFVDVAEVMGEIVDELPLREAAYLCVEAVEALIEDCGVTTTLQDLNVPEEDFPLLAQAALTVARPLANNPCRMTEEDMIGIYQECHE
- a CDS encoding DUF1858 domain-containing protein encodes the protein MKINDLLKQNPQATNVFIRRMMLCVGCPAAGFHTLEDAAKLYGYKLDDLAREINGDRDTQEP
- the hcp gene encoding hydroxylamine reductase encodes the protein MFCFQCQETAKNSGCTIKGVCGKPEETADLQYSLIFVLKGMAVYGEKLKELGASDRTNSVFIAQGLFSTITNAGWDNERFVALIREALRRRNQMKEKFLAAWKAKNGSDFAGALPEAATWSAADEAAFIEKGKTVGALATANEDVRSLRELLTIGLKGVAAYAEHAAVLGFHKDEIDDFIMEALASTTKDLSVDEMVGLVMKAGETAVATMALLDEANTTAYGNPEITSVNIGVRGNPGILISGHDLKDMEELLKQTENTGVDVYTHGEMLPANYYPAFKKYSHFVGNYGSSWWHQNEEFESFNGPILLTTNCLIPVRKENTYLDRLFTTGVPSYPGAKHVPDRPRGGAKDFSELIALAKKCAAPKELETGVIVGGFAHNQVLALADKVIAAVKSGAVKRFVVMAGCDGRQKSRGYYTEVAEQLPEDTIILTAGCAKYRYNKLNLGDIGGIPRVLDAGQCNDSYSLAVIALKLKEVFGLADINDLPISYDIAWYEQKAVAVLLALLFLGVKGIRLGPTLPAFLSPAVVNVLVEKFNIKPIGSVQDDIAAMMAGK